The following are encoded together in the Acidicapsa ligni genome:
- a CDS encoding EF-Tu C-terminal domain-related protein produces the protein VMPGDNIQLEIELHTPVAMEKGLRFAIREGGRTVGAGAISEIIA, from the coding sequence TGGTTATGCCAGGCGACAACATCCAGTTGGAGATTGAGCTGCACACTCCAGTTGCGATGGAAAAGGGACTGCGCTTCGCGATTCGCGAAGGCGGCAGGACAGTCGGCGCGGGCGCCATCAGCGAGATTATCGCTTAA
- the rpsJ gene encoding 30S ribosomal protein S10 yields MVGQRIRIRLKAYDYRVLDTSTGEIVETAKRTGAQVAGPIPLPTVKNKYCVLRSPHVDKKSREAFEIRTHKRLIDILEPTQQTVDALMKLDLPAGVDVEIKAFEK; encoded by the coding sequence ATGGTAGGACAGAGAATTCGAATTCGGCTGAAGGCATACGACTACCGGGTACTGGATACCTCGACAGGCGAAATCGTCGAGACTGCCAAGCGCACCGGAGCACAGGTCGCGGGCCCGATTCCGCTCCCGACGGTCAAGAACAAGTATTGCGTGCTGCGTTCGCCGCACGTCGACAAGAAGTCTCGCGAAGCTTTTGAGATCCGGACGCACAAGCGCCTGATCGATATTCTCGAACCCACCCAGCAGACCGTGGACGCGCTGATGAAGCTCGATCTGCCAGCCGGTGTGGATGTTGAGATCAAGGCCTTCGAGAAGTAA
- the rplC gene encoding 50S ribosomal protein L3: MSVTGILGKKIGMTQVFDEKGDVHPITVLQAGPCVITQLKTAARDGYEAAQIGFVEFVKANRVTKPLAGHFAKADAPPVREIREVGLLAVGEGEEVAKAGDRVLVDIFSDDKFVDVIGTSKGRGFAGVVRRHGFGGGPKSHGHMFQVQGSIGASSFPSRVFPGQRMPGHFGVDQVTVRNLRIRGIDVEENLIMVEGAVPGPRDGYVLISKAKAPPRERRGFAGAGTVDPLKASKKAMGSKKK; encoded by the coding sequence ATGTCAGTCACTGGAATTTTAGGTAAAAAAATCGGCATGACACAGGTCTTCGATGAGAAGGGCGATGTGCACCCGATTACCGTTCTGCAGGCTGGTCCCTGCGTGATTACGCAGCTCAAGACCGCCGCACGCGATGGCTATGAGGCCGCGCAGATTGGCTTTGTTGAGTTCGTCAAGGCAAACCGCGTCACCAAGCCGTTGGCTGGTCACTTCGCCAAGGCAGATGCGCCACCGGTTCGCGAGATTCGCGAAGTTGGTTTGCTGGCTGTGGGCGAGGGTGAGGAAGTTGCCAAGGCGGGAGACCGCGTGTTGGTTGATATTTTCTCGGACGACAAGTTTGTGGATGTGATTGGTACTTCCAAGGGCCGTGGTTTTGCGGGCGTTGTTCGCCGTCACGGTTTCGGCGGCGGTCCCAAGTCGCACGGGCACATGTTCCAGGTGCAGGGCTCCATCGGTGCATCGAGCTTCCCGTCGCGTGTGTTTCCTGGGCAGCGTATGCCGGGTCACTTCGGCGTGGATCAGGTCACGGTGCGCAACCTGCGCATTCGCGGCATCGATGTCGAAGAGAACCTGATCATGGTTGAGGGTGCTGTACCGGGTCCTCGTGATGGATATGTGTTGATTTCGAAGGCCAAGGCTCCGCCGCGCGAGCGTCGTGGTTTCGCTGGAGCCGGCACTGTCGATCCGTTGAAGGCTTCCAAGAAGGCAATGGGAAGCAAGAAGAAGTAA